A single region of the Brassica rapa cultivar Chiifu-401-42 chromosome A03, CAAS_Brap_v3.01, whole genome shotgun sequence genome encodes:
- the LOC103859978 gene encoding stem-specific protein TSJT1: MLAIFDKNVAKAPEALRSQEGGSVCALKDGFLPNHFASIYPGAVTTNLGSSGLIACSLDKLNPLLPRLFAVNDDMFCIFQGHIENIPFLKQQYGLTKTATEVTVVIEAYRALRDRGPYPADQVVRDFQGRFAFMLFDCTTKNVFLAADADGSVPLFWGTDGEGHLVLSDDIETVKKGCGKSFAPFPKGCFFTSSGGLRSFEFPLNELKPVPRVDSSGQVCGVIFKVDSEAKKEGAMPRVGSVQNWSQQI; encoded by the exons atgttGGCGATTTTCGACAAGAACGTGGCAAAAGCCCCCGAGGCTCTAAGGAGTCAGGAAGGTGGATCTGTTTGTGCTCTTAAAGATGGCTTCTTACCAAACCACTTCGCTTCCATCTACCCTGGTGCTGTCACCACCAATCTCGGATCTTCTGGTCTCATCGCTTGCTCCCTCGACAAGCTGAACCCTCTTCTCCCCAG ATTGTTTGCTGTGAATGATGATATGTTCTGCATCTTCCAAGGACACATAGAGAACATTCCATTTCTTAAACAGCAATATGGACTCACAAAAACAGCAACCGAGGTCACGGTTGTGATCGAAGCGTACCGAGCCCTCAGAGACCGTGGTCCATATCCTGCCGACCAAGTTGTGAGAGATTTTCAAGGGAGATTTGCCTTCATGCTCTTCGACTGCACCACAAAGAATGTCTTCCTTGCTGcg GACGCAGATGGTAGCGTTCCTCTATTCTGGGGAACTGATGGTGAAGGCCATCTCGTTCTTTCTGATGATATTGAGACCGTGAAGAAAGGTTGTGGTAAATCATTTGCGCCATTCCCTAAAG GGTGCTTCTTTACCTCGTCTGGAGGGTTGAGGAGCTTTGAGTTTCCATTGAACGAGTTAAAGCCTGTACCAAGGGTGGACAGTTCGGGTCAGGTGTGCGGTGTGATTTTCAAAGTGGATTCCGAGGCCAAGAAAGAAGGTGCAATGCCTAGAGTCGGAAGTGTTCAGAATTGGTCTCAACAAATCTGA
- the LOC103859977 gene encoding transmembrane emp24 domain-containing protein p24beta3 has product MESRQSSKNSKKTHVFVLLALTLLSSIERISSLSVTVSDDECVQEYVLYEGDTVSGNFVVVDHEIFWGSDHPGLDFTVTSPAGNIVQTLKGTSGDKFEFKAPRSGMYKFCFHNPYSTPETVSFYIHVGHIPNEHDLAKDEHLDPVNVKIAELREALESVVAEQKYLKARDTRHRHTNESTRKRVIFYTVGEYIFLAAASGLQVLYIRKLFSKSVAYNRV; this is encoded by the exons ATGGAGAGCAGACAATCGAGCAAGAACTCGAAGAAGACCCATGTCTTCGTATTGCTTGCCCTGACACTACTGAGCTCGATCGAGCGAATCTCGTCTCTCTCTGTGACGGTCAGCGACGATGAATGCGTCCAAGAGTATGTCCTTTACGAAGGAGACACCGTCTCCGGTAACTTCGTCGTCGTCGACCACGAAATCTTCTGGGGATCAGACCATCCCGGTTTGGATTTCACG GTGACGTCTCCTGCTGGGAACATTGTACAGACGTTGAAGGGAACATCGGGAGATAAGTTTGAGTTTAAGGCACCGAGAAGTGGAATGTACAAGTTCTGTTTCCATAACCCTTACTCTACTCCTGAGACTGTCTCCTTCTACATTCACGTTGGTCATATCCCCAACGAGCATGACTTAGCCAAAGACG AACATTTGGACCCGGTGAATGTTAAGATAGCTGAGCTGAGAGAGGCTCTGGAGTCTGTTGTTGCTGAGCAAAAGTATTTGAAAGCACGTGATACTCGTCACCGTCATA CCAATGAGAGCACGAGGAAGCGGGTGATATTCTACACAGTAGGAGAGTACATATTCCTAGCAGCAGCAAGCGGTCTTCAGGTTCTCTACATCCGCAAGCTCTTCAGCAAGTCCGTTGCTTACAACAGGGTTTGA
- the LOC103859976 gene encoding early light-induced protein 1, chloroplastic, translated as MAMASFNMQSVFAGGLTTCKINTNKLCFAGNFHNLKRNYPVGVRCMAEGEPMKDESAPSTSASQPLPKSSSPPPPPPTKPKVSTKFSDLLAFSGPAPERINGRLAMVGFVAALAVELSKGENILAQISDGGVSWFLGTAAILTLASLVPLFKGITAESKSKGFMTSDAELWNGRFAMLGLVALAFTEFVKGGTLV; from the exons ATGGCAATGGCGTCGTTTAACATGCAGTCAGTCTTCGCCGGTGGACTGACCACTTGCAAGATCAACACAAACAAGCTTTGCTTTGCCGGAAACTTCCATAATCTCAAGAGGAATTATCCGGTGGGAGTGAGATGTATGGCTGAG GGAGAACCCATGAAAGATGAGTCTGCACCTTCGACCTCGGCGTCTCAGCCTTTGCCCAAGTCATCGTcgccacctcctcctcctcctactaAACCTAAG GTGAGCACAAAGTTTAGCGACTTGCTAGCGTTCAGCGGTCCTGCACCAGAGAGAATAAATGGGCGTTTAGCAATGGTTGGATTCGTGGCTGCGTTGGCGGTTGAACTTTCCAAGGGTGAAAACATTTTAGCTCAGATCTCCGACGGTGGTGTCTCGTGGTTCCTCGGTACGGCGGCGATCTTGACGCTTGCGTCGCTTGTGCCCCTTTTCAAGGGCATAACAGCCGAGTCCAAGTCCAAAGGTTTTATGACGTCAGACGCTGAGCTTTGGAATGGGCGTTTTGCGATGCTTGGTTTGGTCGCGCTGGCGTTCACTGAGTTTGTCAAGGGTGGGACTCTCGTTTGA